One Rhinolophus sinicus isolate RSC01 linkage group LG06, ASM3656204v1, whole genome shotgun sequence DNA window includes the following coding sequences:
- the LOC109438842 gene encoding caspase-1, with translation MADKRLNEKRIIFVNSVSEGTLNNLLDDVLSKKVLNQEEIEIIKKRNVTTIAKARDLIDFVTRKGSHASKLFIDYICKRNSTLAYKLGFSSETSVGGKAQTSTEPIGKFKLCPREKFLELCKNEAGRIYPIREKGDRTRLALIICNTQFDHLPRRNGSNHDIRGMKELLEDLDYCVQVEENLTASDMELVLKTFAARPEHRSSDSTFLVFMSHGLLDRICGTLHSEDKSDVLAYDTIFQIFNNRHCCHLKDKPKVIIIQACRGGNQGEVWVSDSPVASADSATQYPDDLQDDGVHKTHVEKDFVAFCSSTPHNLSWRKENGSLFITELISYVKKYSWYCHLIEIFVMVQRSFEEPNVKAQMPTLERQTMTRYFYLFPGN, from the exons ATGGCTG ATAAGAGACTAAATGAAAAAAGGATAATATTTGTTAACTCAGTGTCTGAAGGCACACTGAATAACTTGCTGGATGACGTCTTAAGCAAAAAGGTGCTGAACCAAGAGGAGATCGAAataatcaaaaagagaaatgttaCAACTATAGCCAAGGCCCGTGACTTGATTGACTTTGTGACTCGCAAAGGATCCCATGCCAGCaaattatttattgactatatttgcaAGAGAAATTCCACGCTTGCATACAAGTTGGGATTTTCTTCAG AAACTTCTGTTGGCGGAAAAGCGCAAACATCCACAGAACCCATAGGCAAATTCAAGCTTTGCCCTCGTGAAAAATTCCTGGAATTATGCAAAAATGAGGCTGGAAGG ATTTATCCAATAAGAGAGAAGGGGGACCGCACTCGTCTAGCCCTCATCATCTGTAACACACAATTTGACCACCTCCCAAGACGTAATGGGTCCAACCATGACATCAGAGGAATGAAGGAGCTGCTTGAGGACCTGGATTATTGTGTGCAGGTGGAAGAGAATCTCACAGCTAGC GACATGGAGTTGGTGCTAAAGACATTTGCTGCCCGCCCAGAGCACAGGTCCTCGGATAGTACATTCTTGGTGTTCATGTCTCATGGTCTCCTGGATAGAATCTGTGGGACTCTGCACAGTGAAGACAAATCAGACGTGCTAGCTTATGACACCATATTCCAGATTTTCAACAATCGACACTGCTGCCACCTTAAGGATAAACCCAAGGTCATCATCATCCAGGCCTGCAGAGGTG GAAACCAAGGAGAGGTGTGGGTCAGTGACTCTCCAGTGGCCTCAGCAGACAGCGCTACACAGTACCCAGACGACCTGCAGGATGATGGTGTCCACAAGACCCACGTGGAGAAGGATTTTGTTGCTTTCTGCTCCTCCACCCCAC ACAATCTttcttggagaaaagaaaatggttctCTCTTCATCACAGAACTCATAAGTTACGTTAAAAAATATTCTTGGTACTGTCACCTGATAGAAATATTTGTGATG gttcaGCGATCATTTGAAGAACCAAATGTCAAAGCCCAAATGCCCACACTTGAAAGACAAACTATGACgagatatttttatctctttccaggcaattaa